A genomic region of Candidatus Krumholzibacteriia bacterium contains the following coding sequences:
- a CDS encoding cohesin domain-containing protein, producing MMRSTAGALLLVLLSVLPASAQFQPEPGDITLSPDPRGRAAAMNVTSFVPFEVYVVVTDPPGGIAEYEVGIAGLQSLGLFVLGTELLAAGTDAAPFSDLDYIVSLSECTAGSFVRLVRLRLFPLAPIPFDTVLCLRAPEPSSFGDVPGYVDCAGESRSFGVPRGPTNYPDGCLILNPSGGCFEQHYYSMPERLAQVGRTVRLPFTSDYVEQANGFHCWPRVVFGVEGVLRFDPSILSFEGVTTGGAAPDWSVSFTERAPGEIEIVAGATETSELLGASSLPDLGGDALLQLAFEVLAPGTADVVLEMRECWVQAGNLGPCNPSATRTVRGAITQDPVRSEQSSFGSLKARFGQ from the coding sequence GTGATGCGGTCGACCGCCGGTGCCCTGCTCCTCGTCCTGCTGTCCGTCCTTCCCGCATCTGCGCAGTTCCAGCCCGAACCCGGCGACATCACCTTGTCGCCCGATCCCCGCGGGCGGGCCGCGGCGATGAACGTGACCTCCTTCGTTCCCTTCGAGGTGTACGTGGTCGTCACCGATCCTCCGGGCGGGATCGCCGAGTACGAGGTCGGGATCGCGGGTCTGCAATCACTCGGTCTGTTCGTTCTGGGGACCGAACTGCTGGCCGCGGGCACCGATGCCGCCCCGTTTTCCGACCTCGACTACATCGTCTCGCTCTCGGAATGCACGGCAGGCAGTTTCGTCCGTCTGGTCCGGCTCCGGCTGTTCCCGCTCGCGCCTATTCCATTCGACACCGTTCTGTGCCTCCGTGCCCCGGAACCCTCGAGCTTCGGTGACGTCCCGGGCTACGTCGACTGCGCGGGGGAGTCCCGCTCCTTCGGGGTTCCGAGGGGGCCGACGAACTACCCCGATGGCTGCCTGATCCTCAATCCCTCCGGCGGCTGTTTCGAGCAGCACTATTACAGCATGCCCGAGCGCCTCGCCCAGGTGGGGCGAACGGTGCGCCTGCCGTTCACGTCCGACTACGTGGAGCAGGCCAACGGCTTCCACTGTTGGCCGCGCGTGGTGTTCGGAGTCGAGGGTGTGCTGCGCTTCGATCCGTCGATCCTGTCCTTCGAAGGGGTCACGACCGGGGGCGCCGCACCCGACTGGTCCGTCTCCTTCACGGAGCGCGCTCCCGGCGAGATCGAGATCGTGGCCGGCGCGACCGAGACCAGCGAACTGCTCGGGGCGTCGAGCCTTCCCGACCTCGGTGGAGATGCGCTCCTGCAGTTGGCCTTCGAGGTGCTGGCTCCCGGCACGGCCGACGTGGTCCTCGAGATGCGCGAGTGCTGGGTGCAGGCCGGGAATCTCGGACCCTGCAATCCCTCCGCGACCCGCACCGTCCGCGGAGCCATCACCCAGGACCCGGTGCGCAGCGAGCAGTCGTCGTTCGGGTCGTTGAAGGCGCGGTTCGGGCAATAG